From Coriobacteriaceae bacterium, a single genomic window includes:
- the purD gene encoding phosphoribosylamine--glycine ligase gives MKADTQTIDILLLGSGGREHALAAKLAASPRAGKLYIAPGNGGTASCGENVVLDDCDPAAVAAFAQSHGCGLVVIGPEAPLVAGVADAVRAAGIPCFGPGAEGAQMEGSKLFSKQLMERAGIPTAAYGSFTDEASALAYVREQGAPLVVKADGLAAGKGVIVATELEQAEEAVRECFGGTFGDAGNTVVIEEMLVGPECSLLAFTDGKTVRPMATSQDHKRALEGDKGPNTGGMGVYSPVPIVTDEEHATMVKVMEQTVAELAVEGIDYRGCLYGGFMLTPAGPKVLEFNARFGDPETQVVLPRLKNDLVEVMLACANCELDQIELDWRDEWAVAVVLTSAGYPGSYEKGKVITGIADAEAMENVTVYHAGTAVVDGQLVTNGGRVLAVTALGDTFENARNLAYEACEKIDFEGKTLRHDIGLRALRGRDAWDA, from the coding sequence TTGAAGGCGGACACTCAAACCATCGACATCCTGTTGTTGGGCAGCGGCGGCCGTGAGCATGCTTTGGCAGCCAAGCTCGCGGCATCACCGCGCGCCGGCAAGCTCTACATTGCGCCGGGCAACGGCGGCACCGCGAGCTGCGGCGAGAACGTTGTTCTCGACGACTGCGATCCTGCGGCCGTGGCGGCGTTTGCGCAGAGCCACGGATGCGGACTTGTGGTAATTGGCCCCGAGGCTCCGCTCGTGGCGGGCGTGGCCGACGCCGTGCGCGCGGCGGGTATTCCCTGCTTTGGCCCGGGTGCCGAGGGCGCCCAGATGGAGGGCTCCAAGCTGTTCTCCAAGCAGCTCATGGAGCGCGCCGGTATCCCGACGGCGGCCTACGGCTCGTTTACCGACGAGGCTTCGGCTCTTGCCTACGTGCGCGAGCAGGGCGCCCCGCTGGTCGTCAAGGCCGACGGCCTTGCCGCGGGCAAGGGCGTTATCGTGGCGACCGAACTTGAGCAGGCCGAGGAGGCCGTGCGTGAGTGTTTTGGCGGCACCTTTGGCGATGCCGGCAACACCGTGGTTATCGAGGAGATGCTCGTTGGCCCCGAGTGCTCGCTGCTGGCCTTTACCGACGGCAAGACCGTTCGCCCCATGGCCACCTCGCAGGACCACAAGCGCGCGCTCGAGGGCGACAAGGGCCCCAACACCGGTGGCATGGGCGTCTACAGCCCGGTGCCCATCGTGACTGACGAGGAGCACGCCACGATGGTGAAGGTCATGGAGCAGACCGTGGCCGAGCTCGCTGTCGAGGGTATCGACTACCGCGGCTGCCTGTACGGCGGCTTTATGCTCACGCCTGCCGGCCCCAAGGTGCTGGAGTTCAATGCCCGCTTTGGCGACCCCGAGACGCAGGTCGTGCTGCCGCGCCTTAAGAACGACTTGGTCGAGGTCATGCTGGCTTGTGCCAACTGCGAGCTCGATCAGATTGAGCTCGACTGGCGTGACGAGTGGGCCGTGGCCGTTGTCCTGACGAGCGCGGGCTATCCCGGCAGCTACGAGAAGGGCAAGGTCATCACCGGTATCGCCGATGCCGAGGCCATGGAGAACGTGACCGTGTACCACGCGGGCACCGCCGTGGTGGACGGCCAGCTCGTGACCAATGGTGGCCGCGTGCTTGCCGTGACCGCTCTGGGCGACACGTTCGAGAACGCTCGCAACCTTGCCTACGAGGCCTGCGAGAAGATTGATTTTGAGGGCAAGACCCTGCGTCACGACATCGGCCTGCGCGCGCTGCGCGGCCGCGACGCCTGGGATGCCTAA
- a CDS encoding NUDIX hydrolase, whose protein sequence is MDEKNEELVDAQIVEEDSRMYGHAEGEPGGEVADEPALVLGDDDPHDAELHEKILSEECAWKGKILDVHRLEVELPNGHRSARDIVRHPGAAAVVALTESGKIVLVRQYRTAIDRVTVEIPAGKLDPGEDPLDCAKRELHEETGFRAGRIRFLTSIVTSCGFCDEIIHIYLATKLEFDAPNPDDDEFVNVDLVPLHELIDAVLDGKIEDAKTVVGALACDSIAHRLGGTEL, encoded by the coding sequence ATGGACGAGAAGAACGAAGAGCTCGTGGACGCGCAGATCGTCGAAGAGGACAGCCGCATGTATGGGCACGCCGAGGGCGAGCCTGGTGGCGAGGTCGCTGACGAGCCGGCACTGGTGCTGGGCGACGACGACCCGCACGATGCCGAGCTGCACGAGAAGATTCTTTCGGAGGAGTGCGCCTGGAAGGGCAAGATTCTCGACGTCCACCGTCTTGAGGTTGAGCTGCCCAACGGTCACCGCAGCGCCCGCGATATCGTTCGCCATCCGGGTGCGGCGGCCGTTGTGGCACTGACCGAGAGCGGCAAGATCGTACTGGTGCGTCAGTACCGCACCGCCATCGACCGCGTGACGGTCGAGATTCCTGCCGGCAAGCTCGATCCAGGCGAGGACCCGCTCGATTGCGCCAAGCGCGAACTGCATGAGGAGACCGGCTTTAGGGCTGGTCGTATTCGCTTTTTGACGTCGATTGTCACGTCCTGCGGTTTTTGCGATGAGATTATCCACATCTACTTGGCTACCAAGCTCGAGTTTGATGCGCCCAACCCCGATGATGACGAGTTTGTCAACGTGGACTTGGTGCCGCTGCACGAGCTGATCGACGCCGTACTCGACGGCAAGATCGAAGACGCTAAGACCGTCGTGGGTGCGCTTGCCTGCGACAGCATCGCACACAGGCTGGGCGGAACTGAGCTTTAA
- a CDS encoding ABC transporter ATP-binding protein/permease, whose translation MFRRFLSYYKPQMGLFVADTVCALVLAAIDLAFPIILRNLTGGLFTQGQAAIMQALGMIAVGLVLMYAVRCACRYFVSYWGHVMGARMESKMREDLFDQYERFSFAYFDRNSSGDMMSRVVNDLFDICEAAHHVPEWIIICGIEIIGSFVILFTIAPVLALAMAVVTAAFAVIMFWQNMRMREVFSDNRKKISGINAQLQDSLAGMRVVKSFANEETERAKFRASNDRYLLSKENMYHAMGVYTATYGLLSGVLYVIVVLLGGWLVAQGQLQAVDMATFALYISLFCTPLETLVNSAETYQKAIAGFKRMDEVLSTAPDIQDKPGATDLQVTAGAVEYHDVCFNYEDVELGEGDADERPVIDHMDLSIKPGQTIALVGPSGGGKSTTCSLLPRFYDVAAGSISIDGQDVRDVTQQSLRRAIGLVQQDVYLFDGTIGENIAYGKPGATAEEIAEAARRANIDAFIESLPQGYDTVVGERGSRLSGGQKQRVAIARVFLKNPKILILDEATSALDNESEEAVQESLEELARGRTTIIIAHRLSTIKHSDEIATVEHGRVVERGTHEELLARGGTYARYYRMQFEGARAHELD comes from the coding sequence ATGTTTAGAAGATTCTTGTCTTATTACAAGCCCCAGATGGGGCTTTTTGTTGCTGATACTGTTTGTGCTCTGGTGCTTGCCGCCATTGACCTTGCGTTTCCCATTATCCTGCGCAATTTGACCGGTGGGCTGTTTACTCAGGGTCAGGCTGCCATTATGCAGGCGCTCGGCATGATCGCGGTGGGCTTGGTGCTGATGTATGCCGTCCGCTGCGCCTGCCGCTATTTTGTGAGCTATTGGGGTCACGTGATGGGCGCGCGCATGGAGTCCAAGATGCGCGAGGACCTGTTTGACCAGTATGAGCGCTTTAGCTTTGCGTACTTCGACCGCAACAGCTCGGGCGACATGATGAGCCGCGTGGTCAACGACCTGTTCGATATCTGCGAGGCGGCGCACCACGTGCCCGAGTGGATCATCATCTGCGGCATCGAGATTATTGGCTCGTTTGTGATCCTCTTTACCATCGCCCCGGTGCTGGCGCTCGCCATGGCCGTGGTGACGGCGGCGTTTGCGGTCATCATGTTTTGGCAGAACATGCGCATGCGCGAGGTCTTTAGCGACAACCGCAAGAAGATCAGCGGCATTAATGCACAGCTGCAGGATTCTCTGGCGGGCATGCGCGTGGTCAAGAGCTTTGCCAACGAGGAGACCGAGCGTGCCAAGTTCCGTGCCTCTAACGACCGCTACCTTTTGTCCAAGGAGAACATGTATCACGCCATGGGCGTCTATACCGCGACGTATGGCCTGCTCTCGGGTGTGCTCTATGTGATCGTGGTGCTGCTGGGCGGCTGGCTGGTCGCCCAGGGACAGCTGCAGGCGGTCGATATGGCGACCTTCGCACTCTATATTTCGCTGTTCTGCACGCCGCTCGAGACACTCGTCAATTCGGCCGAAACGTATCAGAAGGCCATCGCCGGCTTTAAGCGTATGGACGAGGTGCTCTCGACCGCGCCGGATATCCAGGACAAGCCGGGCGCTACGGATCTGCAGGTGACTGCCGGCGCCGTGGAGTATCACGACGTGTGCTTTAACTACGAGGATGTTGAGCTGGGCGAGGGCGATGCCGACGAACGTCCCGTTATCGACCATATGGACCTGTCCATCAAGCCCGGGCAGACCATCGCTTTGGTTGGCCCTTCGGGCGGCGGCAAGTCCACGACCTGTTCGCTGCTGCCGCGCTTTTATGACGTGGCTGCCGGATCCATTAGCATCGACGGCCAGGACGTGCGTGATGTGACGCAACAGAGCCTGCGTCGTGCCATCGGCCTGGTGCAGCAGGATGTCTATCTATTTGACGGTACGATTGGCGAGAACATCGCCTACGGCAAGCCGGGCGCTACGGCTGAAGAGATCGCCGAGGCCGCCCGTCGCGCCAACATCGATGCCTTTATCGAGTCGCTTCCGCAGGGCTATGACACCGTGGTGGGCGAGCGCGGCAGCCGTCTTTCGGGCGGACAGAAGCAGCGCGTTGCCATCGCGCGTGTGTTTCTCAAGAACCCCAAGATCCTTATTTTGGATGAGGCGACGAGTGCTTTGGATAACGAGAGCGAGGAGGCGGTGCAGGAGTCACTCGAAGAGCTGGCGCGTGGCCGCACCACGATTATCATCGCCCACCGTCTTTCGACCATTAAGCATTCCGATGAGATTGCGACCGTTGAGCATGGTCGCGTTGTGGAGCGTGGCACGCACGAGGAGCTTCTCGCCCGTGGCGGCACCTATGCCCGTTACTATCGAATGCAGTTCGAAGGTGCGCGTGCGCACGAGCTCGACTGA